The genomic interval AGCGCGAAAACATCCCCTCCGGAATGACGGCGAGACCGCGCGGCAGATTGGTACTGCGCAGGTGCACCTTATCATAAAATGCATAGGGCTCGGCCGTCTCGATGCTGTCCGGGAGGATGAGCGTGTCCAGATACGTATAGGAAACCATGGCGTAGGACGCCAGACGGCGCACGCGCACCCCGTCGACCGACGACGGCAGCTCGAGCACCGTGCCGCCGTTGAAGCAGCCGTCCGTGCCGATGCGGCCGGTCGCCGCGTCAAAGGCGAAATTCTGCTCCGCCGCCTGCGCCGCCGTCACGGGGTAGGTGTCCCACGGGCGGTCACGCAGCCAGGTCTGGATGTCCGCCTGCGTGCGCGCGCGCTTTTGTGTCAGGTAGTCCTGCATCTGCTGCAGGCCGCACTGCTGCGAAAAAAAGACTGCCAGATCCTCAGCCTCCAACGGAATGGAAAAGCCCTTCGGCAGTGTAAGCCTCAGCTGCATGGTCAGGATGCGGCGGACATCGCTGCACGCATCGTCATACCGCGAGAGCACCTTCTGATCGCAGACGAAGGGCACATCCAGCCGCGAGGCCTCGATGCCGCCGGCCGTCAAAAGCCCTGCAAAGCCGTGGGCGCGGTCCAGGATCTTTTTCACGTCACGAAACTGCGTGCTCTGGTAAAGAAGCATCTCCATACGAGGCCCTCCGTCAAATTGTTATAAAACTATCATACAGGTGCAAGGACCTTTCTTCTGTAACCTTTGCTGCACAGAAGGCGGTTTCCTTGTCTCTTTTCCGGCGCTTTGGGCAAATTTTGTACACGGTGTACATCGTTTATTCACTGGACAGTTCTTTCCTGTTGTGGTAAACTAAAGTTACGTTACACAAGTCCCAAAAGTGCACACATTTTATCAAGATAAAGGAAGCGTTCACATGAATGAAGTGAAAAGCCCCAAAAAGCCGTTGGTGTATTATTACGCCATCGTCATTCTCGTGATTCTGGCGCTCAACTTTCTGGCGGTGCCCTGGCTGAGCCAGCGGCAGGTCAAGGAGGTCGACTACGGCACGTTTATGACCATGACGGAAAATCAGGAGATCGGCCGTGTGGAGGTGCAAAATAACCAGATCCTCTTCACGAACAAAGACGACACGCAGGTATACAAGACCGGCCTGATGGACGATCCTGACCTCATCTACCGCCTGAAGGACTCCGGCGCGGAGTTCTCGAGCGAGATCGTCGAGCAGATGTCGCCGTTTCTGTCGTTTCTGCTGACGTGGCTGCTGCCGATCGTGTTTTTTGTCGCCCTCGGCCAGTTCATGCTCAAGCGCATGACGAACAAGGCCGGCGGGCCGAACTCCATGATGTTCGGGCTCGGCGGCTCGAGCGCGAAGGTCTATGTTAAGTCCGCCGAGGGCATCAAGTTCTCCGATGTCGCCGGTGAGGACGAGGCCAAGGAAAACCTGACCGAGATCGTCAACTACCTGCACGACCCGGCGAAGTATCAGGAGATCGGCGCATCCATGCCCAAGGGCGTTCTGCTCGTCGGCCCTCCGGGAACCGGCAAGACGATGCTGGCCAAGGCCGTCGCCGGCGAGGCGAACGTACCGTTTTTCTCCATGTCCGGCTCGGAATTCGTGGAGATGTTCGTCGGCATGGGCGCGAGCAAGGTGCGCGACCTGTTCCGTCAGGCCAAGGAGAAGGCGCCGTGCATCGTGTTCATCGACGAGATCGATGCCATCGGCAAAAAGCGTGACGGGCAAGTCGGCGGCAACGACGAGCGCGAGCAGACGCTCAACCAGCTGCTGACCGAGATGGACGGCTTCGAGGGAAACAACGGCGTCATCATCCTCGCCGCCACGAACCGGCCCGAGTCGCTCGACCCGGCGCTCACGCGCCCCGGCCGCTTTGACCGGCGCGTGCCCGTGGAGCTGCCCGATCTCAAGGGCCGTGAGGAGATCCTCAAGGTGCACGCCCGCAAGATCAAGGTCGCCGAGGACGTGGACTACAACAAGATCGCGCGCATGGCCTCCGGCGCATCGGGCGCGGAGCTGGCGAACATCGTCAACGAGGCCGCGCTGCGCGCCGTGCGCGACGGCCGCCGCTTTGCCACGCAGTCGGATCTCGAGGAGAGCATCGAGGTCGTCATCGCGGGCTATCAGAAGAAAAACGCCATTCTCACGGATCAGGAGAAATGGACGGTCGCCTACCACGAGATCGGCCACGCGCTCGTCGCCGCGCTGCAGACGCACTCCGCCCCCGTGCAGAAGATCACCATCATCCCCCGCACGTCCGGTGCGCTGGGCTACACGATGCAGGTTGAAGAGGGCAACCACTACCTCATGACGAAAGAGGAGCTGGAAAACAAGATAGCCACACTCACCGGCGGCCGCGCGGCCGAGGAGGTGCGCTTCGGCGTCATCTCCACCGGCGCGTCCAACGACATTGAGCAGGCAACAAAGCTCGCCCGCGGCATGATC from Clostridiales bacterium carries:
- a CDS encoding leucine-rich repeat domain-containing protein, with product MEMLLYQSTQFRDVKKILDRAHGFAGLLTAGGIEASRLDVPFVCDQKVLSRYDDACSDVRRILTMQLRLTLPKGFSIPLEAEDLAVFFSQQCGLQQMQDYLTQKRARTQADIQTWLRDRPWDTYPVTAAQAAEQNFAFDAATGRIGTDGCFNGGTVLELPSSVDGVRVRRLASYAMVSYTYLDTLILPDSIETAEPYAFYDKVHLRSTNLPRGLAVIPEGMFSRCIGLTGIVIPDSVREIHDEAFYQCSNLDTVVIPDSVERIGRCAFLNVRRVIYHGSAKGFPWGATRGN
- the ftsH gene encoding ATP-dependent zinc metalloprotease FtsH, translated to MNEVKSPKKPLVYYYAIVILVILALNFLAVPWLSQRQVKEVDYGTFMTMTENQEIGRVEVQNNQILFTNKDDTQVYKTGLMDDPDLIYRLKDSGAEFSSEIVEQMSPFLSFLLTWLLPIVFFVALGQFMLKRMTNKAGGPNSMMFGLGGSSAKVYVKSAEGIKFSDVAGEDEAKENLTEIVNYLHDPAKYQEIGASMPKGVLLVGPPGTGKTMLAKAVAGEANVPFFSMSGSEFVEMFVGMGASKVRDLFRQAKEKAPCIVFIDEIDAIGKKRDGQVGGNDEREQTLNQLLTEMDGFEGNNGVIILAATNRPESLDPALTRPGRFDRRVPVELPDLKGREEILKVHARKIKVAEDVDYNKIARMASGASGAELANIVNEAALRAVRDGRRFATQSDLEESIEVVIAGYQKKNAILTDQEKWTVAYHEIGHALVAALQTHSAPVQKITIIPRTSGALGYTMQVEEGNHYLMTKEELENKIATLTGGRAAEEVRFGVISTGASNDIEQATKLARGMITRYGMSEAFDMVALETVTNQYLGGDASLACSAETQTQIDHQVVALVKKEHAKAVGILTENRAKLDELAKYLYEKETITGEEFMAILNRA